AAGTTCGCAAGTGAGGCCCGGGCTGCGGTGGGCAGAGGGGGATGGGCGCTCTGTAGCGCCAGGTTGGGTGAGAGAGAGGCAGCTGGTCCCCCTCCTGTGTATCAGCCTGAGCCTCTCGGCCTCTGAGCCTCACTGATCCCACTGACCGACAGCAACAGCTCATTAGGAGTAAGCTAAATCATTTTCCTGGAAAATCATCTGTTTACGTTGGAAAAGGATTTTCTTTTCACCTCAGAGTGACCAGAGAACTGAAGTGTGACAGCTGCACTTTAGAATCACTTGGGAGCTGGGCACAGCTCTGCCCAGATGGGTACAGTGGGCATTTGTGGGCAGGACCTGGGCATCTGTGTTTTGAAAGCTCCCAGGGGAACTTCACTGTGCAGCCGGCACGAGGCCGAGTCCCAAGTGCTGCAGCCATGTGTGCGGGGCTCCCATCGGGGGCCTCGGGCCTGACGGTCCTGCCTGCCTGAGCAGTTTAGCAGTAGAATCACAGGTCACCCTGGTCGTTGAGGTGAATTGGGGGTGCCTGCGTGTCCTCCTGGGATGGCCCGGCTCTGACGCGCCCATGCTCTTTCTGTGTGTTGCAGGCAGTGTGCGCTGGCTGCCTTGAGAGATGTCAAGAGTTACCTGGCGAAGGAAGGGGGCCAGATTGCAGTAAGCCTGGAGTATAAGCCCTGTCTCCGATCCCAGCGGGATGgtgccctggggtggggagggagtgtAGACAGAGCTGTGTGGGGACACCTCCAGTGGGGACGGGTGTCTGGCCTGAGCTGTGAGGGAAGCAGCGGGCAAGGGCAGCACAGGGACTCGGGAGGAAGGTGATCATCAGGCGGACTCAGGGGCACAGGCAGCTGGACCTGGGGCGGCTGCAGCCGAGGGAGCCAGTGTCCCTTCCCTGTGCTCCCTCTCCTGTGTATGGCTATTGTTCCTTTGCTTTAAGTTCTATTCCCATCCCTCCCCTTCCATCCTTGAGTGTAGGGGGCAGTAGGGGGCCTGGGAGGGTGAGGAAGTGCCAGGCCTGACCTCTGGTGGTTTGGTAAACACTGTTCAACTCAAACTGGGCTCTCTTCACCACCCTTCTTTCTCCCTGCCAGGTTTTCGATGCCACCAATACTACTAGAGAGAGGAGACACATGATCCTTCATTTTGCCAAAGAAAATGATTTCAAGGTGAGCCTGATTTCTCGTCTCGCCTCGGAGCGGTCAGGAGCAAGGGAAGCCCCGCAGGGATCGGCTGGTTCCTGTGCCTGGAGCACCGGTGCTCCATGCTCGGGCCTTCCCCTCCCGCTGCCTGGGTTTTGCTGCCTACAGATTGGGTCTGACTGGTGGGGGCTCTTAGGGGTTACGGCGActcgggagggggagggggagcatcCCTCTATTGGGGGCGGGTGCAGAGAACTCAGGACTGAGTGGCTGGTTCCTTTTTCTGTATTTGGGGATTTATGAGTGGGGTCCTTTCTGCTCCAATGTGGTAGTGCCATCACAGTGATACCGAAGTTGGCCCTTTGTGTTACCACATTTGTTGTTTCTTAGCGTTTCTGTCTTGCTTCGTCCCAGGTGTTTTTCATTGAGTCTGTGTGTGATGATCCTACAGTTGTGGCCTCCAACATCATGGTAAGACCCTTTGTAGTGTGCTAATCTGAGAAAAGTGAGGGACTGGGTTGGCCCAGAGGAGCCACCCTGAGAAAGAGCTGGCTCTCCCAGCTGGTTGTTGATCTTGTCTGAGGAGGGATTGGGGGGTCAGAAGTACAGAGCGGTATTTAACTTAAAAGCACATTCTGTGACTTGGACAGGCTTTATCAAGGTCCTTTCAGATGGTTGGCAGAAAGCTGTCTTTGTGGGACATAAGAGAGAAACTGGGGGATCTCGAACAGTTTCTGTTGGTGGCAGGAGCTTGGCAGTTGAGGGGTGATGGGGCTGCTTAGGGCAAAGAGCAGCTCACCCCTCCAGACGGGAAAGGAAGTAGCAGGCTGGTCTCTTTTGCTGTAAAGGCCCCTGGTAGGTAAGAATGGTTGTGTATTGACAAAAGCACATAGGACTCAGCAGACAGAAGGCAGAATTCCCAAATTTGGGAAGAATGTGGGTGGTTAAACTATCTTCCTGCGCCTCTCCCTGTACCAAGGGGAAGTTGGCCGGGTAAATTGAGGGTAATTGGCAGTTTAATTTGAttaattcttaaattttatttgataGCAGTAGCTCATAAACAGAAACGGTTACTATGAAGACTTCACTACAGTTCCCTTTCTTATATCGTAGATAGTTTCTTCTCCAGCTTAAATACATCAGAGTAAGACATTACCTGTAAAGAAAAGCTGGTCCGACACTTCTACAGGGAACGCTAGAGTTTGGCCACATAAAGTGCGCATCCTTTAAAGGGATGCTGGGAGTTGGTTAGCTTTTGGTGTTGGGCCTTTTCTCCAAGGCAGTGGGAATATTTACATGCACTTCTGAGAAATGAGTTCATATTTCAGGAAGAGCTATTGAAATGGTAGAAAATCAGTCTAGATTGGTTTCAGTGGCCCCAAAGGAAGAGGCTCAGAGTAGGAGGAAACAGAAGTTGCCATGCTCTAAACAAAGGGTTTTGCTGTATTTCTTTGGTTTGGTTCTACCATTCCCATTTGGTAGGGAAGCAGAGTGCAGCGGCAGAATCGTTTTTCCCCAGTGAGCCGTCTACACTCGCTTTGGCCAGAAACTCTTGTCTCATCCTCTGTGAATCCGTGGATCTGTTTGCCCTGACCCTCTCCGTGTTCAGAGATCTCTTTCTCTGATGAAGCCTCAAAGCAACTTTGCAGTTTTGAGGCCTTTCTGTTGTGCTTTTTAGGCAAAGGCTGTGCTGGAGAAAGGGGTTTgtgaactgagattttttttttaattgtgctaaaatatacataatataaaaggTACCATTTTGACCGTTTTTAAGTGTTCAGCTCTGTGACACTcagcacattcacattgttgggaagccatccccaccatccacctccagacCTTTTTCATCTTCCCGGACTGTAACCGTGCACCCATGAAACTCCCCGCTGAACTCGGATTTTGCAGCGTGCCTGCCTCTCTTTTATGGTTGTGGTCATTGTTGAGGACGACAAGAGCACATGCATTAACAAATCCTGGGTTTCCCTGAAATGTGCCAGGTTGCTCAGGCCTATTGTTCAGCTATAGGGGATGGCAGGCCCGAGGGGCATTCCTCCTCCGTCTCTGTCCCATGAGAGCAAGCCTTGGGCAGGAGGACTGGACACGCAGTCCAGGTGGAGAAGCATCCATTGGGGTCCAGTGACAAGTGCGTGCTGCCCCCACCTCTGGGCAGTGGAGGAGGAATCCTGCCTGGCACGTGGGACCAGGGCATCGCCAGCACCTCCCGGTGCACTTTTGCTTACGGACAACCTCTGCTTGGTGGGGTGAACGCTGCAGGTGCTTATGGGGAGCTCAGCTGAATTGACGGCTGGGTTGTCTGCTGGTGACCTGGCTACTGGATTGATCCCGAATCGGGGCCCATTCAGAGGGGTTCATTAGAATCCGCATGGATTTCCTGTGTTCGCCCTTCCAGGCTGAGAGGCTCTATCTGCCCTGGGTGCTCTCCCCGTGGAAGCATGGGGTATGACTCAGCGTCCAGccgtatctctttttttttctctcttaaaacgCTGGGTAGGGTCATCATCATTCTGAGCCTGTCTGTGCTTTTCCCCGTTTGCGAGCCCCAAATCCTGCTTCATTCTAAGCAGAAAGCCTTCCAGCGTGATTTATCAGCTGCCTCTTTGTGGTGTTACAGGAAGTGAAAATCTCTAGCCCAGATTACAAAGACTGCAACTCAGCAGAAGCTATGGACGATTTCATGAAGAGAATTAATTGCTATGAAGCCAGCTACCAGCCCCTCGACCCCGATAAATGTGACAGGTAATTCCTAAGACGTGACCGTCTGAGCCACCTACTTTAGGGCTTTGAATATTATTCTTGATGTTCCCACGAAGCACTTGCTCCTGGATACTTTTATAAACTCTCTTTTtaagtatcttaaaaaaaaaactcttgggcttccctggtggcgcagtggttgagagtccgcctgccgatgcaggggacacgggttcgtgccccagtccaggaagatcccacatgccacggagcggctgggcccgtgagccatggccgctgagcctgcgcgtccggagcctgtgctccgcaacgggagaggccacaacagtgagaggcccacataccgcaaaaaaaaaaaaaaaaaaaaaaacctcttgatGACATATTCGGTGTTTTAGACATTGTGTACAAGTGTGGAAAGTGAATATTTGAGCCCCATCTTGCTCCTGTCCTTTGATATTTCCCTTGCTTTCTTTGCCATcctcttgcttttctttccctgtgCTCTGGGAGGCCAGCCAGCCTCTCCAGCGCTCACTCCTCTGTGGGAATTACAGACTCAGACCCCCTGACTCTCAGAGAAGAGAGGTTCCGTCTGTGTCCCCAGGAGCTGACACTGTGGATTGGTTGGGGCTGAGTCTCGGCAGTGGGGCTGGGGCGGGGTCAGGGCTTTGCCCCGGCTGTGCTGTCCAGTGTTCTGACGTGCTGGTTGCCCTCCTGTGCAGGGACCTGTCCCTGATCAAGGTGATCGACGTGGGCCGGCGGTTCCTGGTGAACAGGGTCCAGGACCACATCCAGAGCCGCATCGTGTACTACCTGATGAACATCCACGTGCAGCCCCGCACCATCTACCTGTGCCGGCACGGGGAGAGCGAGCACAACCTCCAGGGCAAGATCGGAGGGGACTCGGGCCTGTCCAGCAGGGGCAGGAAGGTAGGCGGAGTGCGGGGATGGGGCAGGAAACCGAGGGGTGGGGCTGTGCGTCCctgtgtgcgtctgtgtgtgtccgtccctgtgtctgtgtgtccttgtgtgtacatgtatgtctctgtgtgttcCTCTGGGTATGTATATgcacgtgtgtctgtgtgtgtacgtatatgtgtctggggagggtggagggtcTCTTGAGCctgtggggaggggtgtgtgtgtgtgtgtgtgtgtgtccgagGGGAGGGGGTACGTGTGCAGTGGCTGCTCCCAGGCCGCCCTCACCAGTAGTGAGGACAGTGTGGCCGACCCTGATGTGCACGGGGACCGGCCCTGCACTGTTTctctgggagggaggggcggAGCTGGTGGTCCGGCATGAGCCCCTCATCCCATCCGCCGTCCCACCCCCGCTCCCCCCAGTTCGCCAATGCCCTGAGCAAGTTTGTGGAGGAGCAGAACCTGAAGGACCTCAAGGTGTGGACCAGCCAGCTGAAGAGCACCATCCAGACGGCGGAGGCCCTGCAGCTCCCCTACGAGCAGTGGAAGGCGCTCAACGAGATTGATGCCGTGAGTCCGGGGAATCCTGAGCACTTCCCACCTGCAGGGGCTGCTCTGGCCAGGTCGGGGCGGCCGTGGCAGGTATTCCCTTGAGTGACCTCTGGGTGTTCCCACCAGGGCGTCTGTGAGGAGATGACCTATGAGGAGATCAAGGACACCTACCCCGAGGAGTACGCGCTGCGCGAGCAGGACAAGTACTACTACCGCTACCCCACCGGGGAGGTGCGTGCCGCCCACTCCCCCTGCGTCTCTGGCTCGGGCCTGTGTGCGCTGGGCAAGTGATGGGCAGGTGGCCGGGGTGCTGTAGGCAAGGAGCTGAGCTGGTCCTTCTGAGGCTACTGTGTCTGgcgaggctggggaggggggctgcTAGGGACCCGGAGGGACCCGTTACTGGTGACTCCGGGAGGAAGGGCCCCTGCATCCACCCCGCTACCCTGTGCCGATGCTCGTCCTGGCCCGTCTGCCTTTGAATCAAGTTTCCCGAGTTGGACCTTGTAAACAGCTCCAAGAGAAGCACAATTGTGTTTCCCACAAGCAGCAGGGACAGATGTGTTTCTCTAATGACGTACATGACaattcaggaaagaaaaacagtCCTGGATGGTGATTCACTGGGCACAAGGCCCCCCTTGACTGTGGGCGACATGGCAGACACGTCAGCAAGTCACTTGTACTGACTCCATCGATGCTGGTGGAGGGACCCTTAGGCCGTGTAGCCCCCTCGGGCTGAGCGAGCAGCTGCCTGCAGCATTGAATGGAGAGTCCAGCTGTAGGCGGTGCTCTGGGGTCTCCGCAGGCTCGGCTGGTGACACCCAGCGGGGGTGCTTCCCATCTGTGGTGCTTCCTTCCGCTCAGCGTGTCAGTTCCCTGGAGCCCAGGACGCTGTCCCTGGTCCCTCCCAGGCCCTTGTTCCCTGGGACCTGCTTAGTGAGAGAGGGGACTGGGGGTGGAGGGAACCTCGGTGGTCTTAAAGGTACAGGCCTAccctttctttttcaattttcttttattgagataaaattcacatcatATAAAAGTCACCATTTTAACCAAAGTGTACAGGTCAGTGGTTTTTCTTACATTTCACAATATTGTACAGCTATCACCActaattctagaacattccaTCGCTCCATAAACAAACCACAGCCTTTTAGCGGTCAGTCCCagttcctcctcccccacccccgacaACTGTGAGTCTGTGTTCTGTCTCTGGAgttgcctgttctggacgtttcacGTCAGTGGAATCATACACCCTGTGGTCTTTCACTCTGTATAACGTGTGCAGGGCTGTTCTGCGCTGCAGTGTGTGCCAGGGCCCCGTTCCCTCACTTTCCCGGTGGAGAGTGAGGGTCAGGAACGAGCAGTGAGAGGGAGAGGGCAGTTGGGGTGGGTCCCCCAGTGCCCGGGAGGGATGCAGCACACtgaggtgtggggagaggaggttGATGGAGGATCCATCATGCGGTCTCTGGTTTATAAGTGGGAGAGGCGTGGCCACGGATGCCAGGCTTCTGCTCCAACTCGGTGCCCTGTCCCTCTGCCTTGCAGTCCTACCAGGACCTGGTCCAGCGCCTGGAGCCGGTGATCATGGAGCTGGAGCGGCAGGAGAACGTGCTGGTCATCTGCCACCAGGCCGTCCTGCGCTGCCTCCTGGCCTACTTCCTGGACAAGAGCGCAGGTGCCTGGTCCTCCGATGCATCCTCTCCCGGGAAGTCAGGGGGTGGGGAGCCAGTCACAGCCCCcccaagggagagagggaaaggaaactGGCCTTAGAGCTGGGGTAGCCTGCTGACAGGGGTGAGGAAAGGCTgcgtcccctccccctccccctccccccacctagCGCTTCCTTGCAGCCCCTGGAAGACACTCGAGCAGTTTGATGCTGGGTGGGCTTAATGGCTTCGAGAACCAGCCTCCCGGAATTCCTGTGTCCTGACGTCTCAGGGGCTGTGGGTCAGGTGGGGAAGAGGCAGCCCACCTCTAAGGAGTTAACAGCCCAGAAAACTCTGATGTTACTCTTAACACTTAAATGTGGATCCTGACACCTAAGTTGTTTGGGAAATGGACTCTTTTACTCCAGCGCATTGTGTGAGGGTTTGGGTTTGCTTCGGTTCTGTTCTTTGTAGGGCCGCCTGCCTCGAGCACAGCAGGCCAGCGGCCGGGTTGcggggtggggcggtgggggggacACCCTGCCCAGTGAGGCCTCTGCAGGTGGTCCCCACGTGGCAGAAGCTCTCACTGGGGCCTGGGAATGTCCCCCCTCAAGTCTCCAGTCTCACCGTaacccttctctctttctcagaGGAGATGCCCTACCTGAAATGCCCCCTTCATGCTGTCTTGAAGCTGACTCCTGTCGCTTACGGTGAGTGTGGTGACGCAGCCCCTCCTAGACCAGTCTCCCTGGTGGGGTGGCAGTGAGGCTGTGAGCGCGGGACGCCTCTAACCGGTAGCCGACCTCTTCTCTGCCCTCGCCCAGGCTGCCGAGTAGAATCCATCTACCTGAACGTGGAGTCCGTGAGCACGCATCGGGAGAGGTCAGAGGTGAGTGCGAGCTCGCTGCCGCACCCCCCCGCACACTCCTGCCCTATCCTCCTTCTGGGAAGGATGCTGCCAAGCGGCGGCACCAGTGGGCGCCAGCACTTGggacgcccccccacccccaccccggcggCTTGTTTGTAAAGGCTGGCTGTGTCTGTCGGTGCGTTCTGTCTTGTTTGGAACAGGGGCCCTCGTGACGGCCCTCCCTGTCCTCGGCATCCGCGTGCTCCTGCCTGCCCGTCTGGTGGCTTCTCGGCATcgtcttccttttctctcttgccATGCTTCTTCCCCCACCACTTGACCCGAGAAGTGAGTGTTGAGGAGGAAGACATTCTTGCTCTTTTAAACGTAACCGTAGCCCAGTTACTGTCACCTTTTCCTCCGGGGCAGTTAAACGATTGCAGGTTCCAGAGTCACGGGACCCACACATCCGCTCAGTCATCTGCATGCACTCAGGTCCCAGATTCCCACGAAGACGATAAGAGTGAAGAAGAGGTGGGACTGGGAAACACAGCTGTGACTCGGGGGTTAGCCACGGGAGCAGCGGCGGGTGGAATGATCTTCCAGGAGACCCCAATGCCTGGCCGCAGCTGACCCCCCCTCTAGGGTGGGGTCTGGAATTCGGTGGTCAGCCTGGCTGGGCCTCCCATGGGCAGCACAGGGTTCTGCCCAGGCGTACATTGTGAAAGAAAGTTTGAATTTACTCTATACCGACTGTCAAACTTCAGCTCTCTGCCAGCATCAGTCTGACCCTTTCTTTTACACTGAGTGTGATGTTCTTGTCCCTGTTCCCAAGGAGCTTGGCCAGAAGATTTTGGCATTAAAATCCCAGCTCCCATGGCAGTTGCCTGGCTGGTTGACCGAAGCGAAGGCGGACGGCTTCCCTTGGCTGTGACGGCACCTCCTGAGCCAGGGTGTCAGGATGCGCGTTTGCCCTCCTTCCAGGAGTAGCAGCCTCCCCGCTGGACTGCCAGCAGCCGGGTTCTTGGGGTTGGGCCCGAACTGGGCTCCGGTGGCCCCTGAACACTTCACTGTTCAGAGCAGGGCAGGGGCTTAATGGAGACAGACCCCAGCTCAGGCTCCTGGGCCACGAGCTACAGAGTGACAGGCCCTGGGGGACTTCAGAGGTCCCCATTCCACTGGAGATGTCACTTGGTCAGAAGGCTGGTGTTCGGCCCTCGCTGGCGGTTTCCTGCGTCTTTGGTCTCCTGGCTGGGGGAGGCTTGCGTTTCCTGTCCTAAGCTGGGTGTTCTCGCTGGGAACAGGAACTGTGAAGATCCTGGCTTGAGGTCAGTGGGAGGGGGTCCAACACCACATCTGCTCCCCCCCTGCCCCTCCTGCTGCCCACAGCGGTTGCCCGAGCCTCATGCCCAGGACCCCTGCCTCTGTGTTTTTGGAGGCTGGCAGCAAGGTCCTTCTGATCTCTTCCCTGCTGTAACTGCATCACTGTCTGTGCAGAACCGTCCTGCTCGTCCTCCCTCGCCTGCTTTGCGAACATCGTGTCTGTCTGAGTGGGTGTCTTGGAATGATCGGGCAGGGGGTTCGGGAGGAGAGGTCATCCTTGTTCTTGCCGAGTGCTAGACACGGGACGAGCCAGCAGCCCCTCGGTCCAGGGCCGTTCACCGTGGTCGGGCTTGTGGTCTCAGTGAAATCCAGAAGCAGAGAAAcgtgtttggtttggttttggatttttttgtttgggcTTATTGACTTCCCCTTCCTCGTAACTGTCGCCTTCTCTCTTTTGTCTTTGTCTCGCTTAGGATGCAAAGAAGGGACCTAACCCGCTCATGAGACGCAATAGTGTCACCCCACTAGCCAGCCCCGAGCCCACCAAAAAGCCTCGCATCAACAGCTTTGAGGAGCATGTGGCCTCTACCTCCGCTGCCCTGCCTACCTGCCTGCCCCCGGAGGTGCCCACGCAGCTGCCCGGACAAGTGCGTTGACCCCCTTCTCCTTCCTGAGTCGAGTCTCGTGCAGGGTGGGGAGAACGTGCCTGCTGGGGAGAAGCGTGCCCGGCGGGGCGGTGGCAGCCTCAGACCCAGGCCCGCTTGGGGGTGTGCGGGGAGAGGACACGGATGCCTCTCTGAGTGTGGGACCCCCGGATCCGTCCTTGAGACGTTGGCTGTGCATGCACATGCCCATTCTGGAGAGGTGGTCTTCCCCAGGCAGAGCCAGGCAGAGCAAAGAAATGGCCGAGTGTCTGCGATCCATTCACCTTGGTGAACAGTTTCTTCTCAAAGTTGAAGGCAACCCCCAGTTCAGGAGTCTCCGTCCAGCTCTGGGCTGTTGGCTTCTGTGTGTCCCGGGGACGTCTTTTCTGTCCCCAAGCTGAGTATTCTTCCTGACTTGCTCCCTTTCCATCGTTCCCCGTTAGAGAAAAGCTCTTGTCAGATGGGGCCCTGCGAGCGTGTACGGAGCCAGCATGGCTGGGCTGGAACCCGGGCCGGGGGACCTGGAACTAGCCACTTTCTCCTATGACGTAGTAAAAAACCCCAAAGCAGAAAACCAATTAGATTTCATTCTTAGGTTATTTCATTCGCTGTGATGGTGAAAGGCTAAAAGGTACTGGCTACTGggcattaagattttttttcagaaaaccaCTCTTTTCCTCAACAACACCCGAGAATCCTGGCCAGGATGTGAGACACAGAAATCCCTGGGCACAAATTTGGGTCCCACCCAGTGGTCTCCCCAACCTCCAACCCGCTATGCCTGGCCTCTGACACAGAAATCACAGGCTCAGGTTCGAATTGGATTTGTTAATGAGCTGGGTGCTGAAGGCCCACAAGCTCTTCCTGCGTTTCCCCCAAAACGCATTTAAACCGTGTGTTGTCTGAAAATgtgttgtgtgtgggggggtgttgcGCAGCCCCAACAGGCCATCGTACCtcttcaggcctcagttttcGCATCTGTGGAATGGGGGAGTAAGCAGCTACTGCCAAGGGCTGATCAATGGGGTGATCGTGCTGAGACTCTGACATGGTGGTGTCTGCTCCTGGCGCCGGCTCTGGGGTTTTATTGTCAGGTTCCGTCACCTCCCCGGCCTTCAGTctccctgatttttaaaatgagggagGTAGACTGGCTGGGAGATGTCTAATTAGTGCTCCTTTCAGGTCTAACGTCAGAGGTGCTTTTTATGAAAACTGAGAACTGAAGTGGTGTGTCAGTGATATCCTGCGTTGGTGTAAACGGTGGGGTCATAGTTGGAAGGTTAGAGGCCGCAGTCACAGACACCGTGGGGACCGGCTAGGTGGGGGTTGGGCGGTGTGCAGGGCCACTGGCTGGACATGGCCGGGAGGGTCCAGGGCTCTGTCCCCGCGGAGGCTGCCTGGTCCCCGATGACCTGGGCCCTCACCCTCTCCCTCAACTGACTCTCTCTCCCACCTTTTCTCTCTGCAGCCTTTGCTAGGGAAAGCCTGTTTGTAAGTATTTTTCTCTGAATACTTTTGCTTTTTGCATCTCTTTCTCCTTGCTTGCCAGTTTGGCCTCCTATCTGTTAAAGTGTTGAGGGTAATGCCAGTTTCTGTGAAATCTGAAGGAGGAAGATGGGATGGGAGGAAGAATAAGGGATTCATGGATTTTCAGAAAAGGATACAGGAAGTCGGCGGGTTTTGGGTGCATCCTCCTGCTGCTGCGGCCACTGCGGGGCCGGGGCGATTGTTAGTATTTGCAGTGCTTGATGGCTGGATGTCTATCTGCTTTTTCCCTCTTAGAGTCAGATTTTGGCGGGAGCTGGGTTTGTGCCTGCTGATGTTGTCTTTTAAGTTCTGGGCCTCTCCCGGGAGAGCCCTGTCATTTTGAAAGGAAAGTTTACCCAGAGCCTAACCTGCAAAACAAAGAGTGGAGGACCCAAGCCTCTCCCTCCTGTCCTGGCAAGGCCCCCCACCTTCAGGGCCTCCGGGACCCCCAGGCTCTGGAGAGGTCTGTTTGGGAGCCATCATTCTGCATCGGGTTGTCCTGTATCACAACCTGCTCGACGTTCACGGTCACGTTCAGGATGGGGTGCAGCTTTTTCTCTGCAGAGAGTTCAGTGTTAGCAGCTGCTGGATAATCCAGCGCTTCCTCTGCTCCGgtggcccccagccccagaagGAACTGAGGCCTTTATCTTGCAGAGTTTTAATAAGAGACACCCTGAAATATCATCCCAACGCCACGAGCCACACCCACCCCACGTCCCTTTCGCTGGTTAGGCTACCTGGACTAATTCACGCAGAAACGTGGCTTGTTCTTGGAAAATAGGAGCTTTGGGGCATCATGCTTGGACTAGGTGGTACCACTTGTTGAGAAATATATTTCATCACTTTACGGCTTGTACACATCCCGAGTCTTTGGTCCTTAAAATAACCCCAGGAGGTCGCAAGGCAGTTCCTGTCCCTGTTGCTCAGATGAGGGTGAGTCTCGCCCACGGTCACCCAGCTGCTTCGTAGCAGAACCAGCCCTTGAATGGGTCTCCCAGTCCCAAAGCCTGGCTGTTTTCTCTCTGC
This sequence is a window from Mesoplodon densirostris isolate mMesDen1 chromosome 4, mMesDen1 primary haplotype, whole genome shotgun sequence. Protein-coding genes within it:
- the PFKFB3 gene encoding 6-phosphofructo-2-kinase/fructose-2,6-bisphosphatase 3 isoform X5, encoding MPLELTQSRVQKIWIPVDHRPSLPRSCGPKLTNSPTVIVMVGLPARGKTYISKKLTRYLNWIGVPTKVFNVGEYRREAVKQYSSYNFFRPDNEEAMKVRKQCALAALRDVKSYLAKEGGQIAVFDATNTTRERRHMILHFAKENDFKEVKISSPDYKDCNSAEAMDDFMKRINCYEASYQPLDPDKCDRDLSLIKVIDVGRRFLVNRVQDHIQSRIVYYLMNIHVQPRTIYLCRHGESEHNLQGKIGGDSGLSSRGRKFANALSKFVEEQNLKDLKVWTSQLKSTIQTAEALQLPYEQWKALNEIDAGVCEEMTYEEIKDTYPEEYALREQDKYYYRYPTGESYQDLVQRLEPVIMELERQENVLVICHQAVLRCLLAYFLDKSAEEMPYLKCPLHAVLKLTPVAYGCRVESIYLNVESVSTHRERSEDAKKGPNPLMRRNSVTPLASPEPTKKPRINSFEEHVASTSAALPTCLPPEVPTQLPGQQNMKGSPSGAEASRTH
- the PFKFB3 gene encoding 6-phosphofructo-2-kinase/fructose-2,6-bisphosphatase 3 isoform X4; protein product: MPLELTQSRVQKIWIPVDHRPSLPRSCGPKLTNSPTVIVMVGLPARGKTYISKKLTRYLNWIGVPTKVFNVGEYRREAVKQYSSYNFFRPDNEEAMKVRKQCALAALRDVKSYLAKEGGQIAVFDATNTTRERRHMILHFAKENDFKVFFIESVCDDPTVVASNIMEVKISSPDYKDCNSAEAMDDFMKRINCYEASYQPLDPDKCDRDLSLIKVIDVGRRFLVNRVQDHIQSRIVYYLMNIHVQPRTIYLCRHGESEHNLQGKIGGDSGLSSRGRKFANALSKFVEEQNLKDLKVWTSQLKSTIQTAEALQLPYEQWKALNEIDAGVCEEMTYEEIKDTYPEEYALREQDKYYYRYPTGESYQDLVQRLEPVIMELERQENVLVICHQAVLRCLLAYFLDKSAEEMPYLKCPLHAVLKLTPVAYGCRVESIYLNVESVSTHRERSEDAKKGPNPLMRRNSVTPLASPEPTKKPRINSFEEHVASTSAALPTCLPPEVPTQLPGQNPSQQEW
- the PFKFB3 gene encoding 6-phosphofructo-2-kinase/fructose-2,6-bisphosphatase 3 isoform X7, which produces MVGLPARGKTYISKKLTRYLNWIGVPTKVFNVGEYRREAVKQYSSYNFFRPDNEEAMKVRKQCALAALRDVKSYLAKEGGQIAVFDATNTTRERRHMILHFAKENDFKVFFIESVCDDPTVVASNIMEVKISSPDYKDCNSAEAMDDFMKRINCYEASYQPLDPDKCDRDLSLIKVIDVGRRFLVNRVQDHIQSRIVYYLMNIHVQPRTIYLCRHGESEHNLQGKIGGDSGLSSRGRKFANALSKFVEEQNLKDLKVWTSQLKSTIQTAEALQLPYEQWKALNEIDAGVCEEMTYEEIKDTYPEEYALREQDKYYYRYPTGESYQDLVQRLEPVIMELERQENVLVICHQAVLRCLLAYFLDKSAEEMPYLKCPLHAVLKLTPVAYGCRVESIYLNVESVSTHRERSEDAKKGPNPLMRRNSVTPLASPEPTKKPRINSFEEHVASTSAALPTCLPPEVPTQLPGQQNMKGSPSGAEASRTH
- the PFKFB3 gene encoding 6-phosphofructo-2-kinase/fructose-2,6-bisphosphatase 3 isoform X9, with the translated sequence MPLELTQSRVQKIWIPVDHRPSLPRSCGPKLTNSPTVIVMVGLPARGKTYISKKLTRYLNWIGVPTKVFNVGEYRREAVKQYSSYNFFRPDNEEAMKVRKQCALAALRDVKSYLAKEGGQIAVFDATNTTRERRHMILHFAKENDFKVFFIESVCDDPTVVASNIMEVKISSPDYKDCNSAEAMDDFMKRINCYEASYQPLDPDKCDRDLSLIKVIDVGRRFLVNRVQDHIQSRIVYYLMNIHVQPRTIYLCRHGESEHNLQGKIGGDSGLSSRGRKFANALSKFVEEQNLKDLKVWTSQLKSTIQTAEALQLPYEQWKALNEIDAGVCEEMTYEEIKDTYPEEYALREQDKYYYRYPTGESYQDLVQRLEPVIMELERQENVLVICHQAVLRCLLAYFLDKSAEEMPYLKCPLHAVLKLTPVAYGCRVESIYLNVESVSTHRERSEDAKKGPNPLMRRNSVTPLASPEPTKKPRINSFEEHVASTSAALPTCLPPEVPTQLPGQQNMKGSPSGAEASRTH